In a genomic window of Helianthus annuus cultivar XRQ/B chromosome 10, HanXRQr2.0-SUNRISE, whole genome shotgun sequence:
- the LOC110884335 gene encoding phospholipase A1 PLIP2, chloroplastic isoform X2, which yields MDGLRLTATISPITFTGHESHTNPSKIRPLGFNFSLKHPLASSIVTKCNISDVVAVEDTTLVHKTEESENEGQNGNWVLRVLQVRSLWKTQDDDDHMNQDSNEQVDKNDDHDQISIDEACDTCSVDDDDGGGVEFDKNSFSKLLRTVSLSEARLYAKMAYLGSLSYTIPKIKFGNLLKRHKLHFITSSLEKKAKKERTSEMTQQDPKNVDVSHDLNSLYSSPCEWYICDDDESNTRYFVIQAMDAIVHRGIYEAAKVVYEEMLPYVHDHLERHGNGATIRLTGHSLGGSLSLLVNLMLLIRGQVHVSSLLPVITFGAPWVMCGGDRLLQSLGLPRNHLQGMTMHRDIVPRAFSCNYPTRVAHLLKVVNGNFRNHPCLNNQNLLYAPMGEFLILQPDAKLSPNHDLLPSGSGLYVLRSQASDPNLATKQTRAAQSVFLNTPHPLEILTDRCAYGSEGAILRDHDVDTYLISIRKVISQELNRARKMRRQQQRQFWWHMVVLNGTNVKLLLDSGREWWRMVVATHNMHLLVVVLVPFARLWVTKACNWIRFRLCM from the exons ATGGATGGTCTCCGGTTAACCGCCACGATTAGCCCGATCACATTCACGGGCCACGAATCCCATACCAACCCATCTAAGATAAGGCCCTTGGGTTTTAACTTTTCTCTCAAACACCCACTTGCATCTTCAATTGTCACAAAGTGTAACATATCCGACGTCGTGGCAGTGGAAGACACAACCTTGGTTCACAAAACCGAAGAGAGCGAGAACGAGGGGCAAAATGGGAATTGGGTGCTACGAGTTTTACAAGTGAGGTCCTTGTGGAAAACacaagatgatgatgatcatATGAATCAAGATTCAAATGAACAAGTTGATAAAAATGATGATCACGATCAAATTTCAATCGATGAAGCGTGTGATACATGTAgcgttgatgatgatgatggtggtggtgtagaATTCGATAAGAATTCATTTTCGAAATTACTTAGGACGGTTTCTCTAAGTGAAGCAAGATTGTATGCTAAAATGGCTTATTTGGGGAGCTTATCTTACACCATACCAAAAATCAAg TTTGGAAATCTTCTAAAACGTCATAAACTTCATTTCATTACATCTTCATTAGAAAAGAAAGCCAAGAAAGAAAGGACATCGGAGATGACCCAACAAGACCCGAAGAATGTTGATGTTTCTCATGATCTCAACTCTTTATATTCATCACCTTGCGAATGGTACATTTGCGATGACGATGAAAGCAACACGAGATATTTTGTCATTCAG GCAATGGACGCGATTGTGCATAGAGGTATATACGAGGCGGCAAAGGTGGTTTACGAAGAGATGTTGCCTTATGTGCATGACCACCTTGAACGCCATGGAAATGGAGCTACAATTCGCTTAACCGGGCATTCTCTTGGTGGAAGTTTATCATTACTAGTAAATCTCATGTTGTTAATTAGAGGTCAAGTTCATGTTTCTTCATTATTGCCTGTTATTACATTTGGAGCCCCATGGGTTATGTGTGGCGGTGATCGTCTTCTTCAAAGCCTCGGATTACCACGAAATCATCTTCAAGGAATGACCATGCATCGAGATATTGTACCCCGAGCCTTTTCTTGCAATTATCCCACTCGAGTTGCTCACCTTCTCAAGGTCGTCAATGGGAATTTTCGGAATCACCCATGCCTCAATAATCAG AATTTGTTGTATGCACCAATGGGGGAGTTTTTGATTCTACAGCCAGATGCAAAACTATCACCAAACCATGACCTTCTTCCTTCCGGCAGTGGTTTATATGTTTTGAGGTCTCAAGCGTCCGATCCCAACCTCGCAACTAAGCAGACGCGAGCTGCACAATCGGTTTTCTTAAACACACCACACCCTTTAGAGATTTTAACTGACCGATGCGCGTATGGATCAGAAGGGGCCATTTTGCGCGATCATGATGTggatacatacttaatatcaattagGAAAGTGATCAGCCAAGAGCTTAATCGCGCTAGGAAAATGAGGCGGCAGCAACAGCGGCAGTTTTGGTGGCACATGGTGGTGCTGAATGGAACTAATGTGAAGTTGTTGTTGGATAGTGGTAGAGAGTGGTGGAGAATGGTGGTTGCCACCCATAACATGCATTTGTTGGTGGTGGTTTTGGTTCCTTTTGCAAGACTTTGGGTCACTAAAGCATGTAATTGGATTAGATTTAGATTGTGTATGTAA
- the LOC110884335 gene encoding phospholipase A1 PLIP2, chloroplastic isoform X1 codes for MDGLRLTATISPITFTGHESHTNPSKIRPLGFNFSLKHPLASSIVTKCNISDVVAVEDTTLVHKTEESENEGQNGNWVLRVLQVRSLWKTQDDDDHMNQDSNEQVDKNDDHDQISIDEACDTCSVDDDDGGGVEFDKNSFSKLLRTVSLSEARLYAKMAYLGSLSYTIPKIKFGNLLKRHKLHFITSSLEKKAKKERTSEMTQQDPKNVDVSHDLNSLYSSPCEWYICDDDESNTRYFVIQGSESIASWQANLLFEPMQFEAMDAIVHRGIYEAAKVVYEEMLPYVHDHLERHGNGATIRLTGHSLGGSLSLLVNLMLLIRGQVHVSSLLPVITFGAPWVMCGGDRLLQSLGLPRNHLQGMTMHRDIVPRAFSCNYPTRVAHLLKVVNGNFRNHPCLNNQNLLYAPMGEFLILQPDAKLSPNHDLLPSGSGLYVLRSQASDPNLATKQTRAAQSVFLNTPHPLEILTDRCAYGSEGAILRDHDVDTYLISIRKVISQELNRARKMRRQQQRQFWWHMVVLNGTNVKLLLDSGREWWRMVVATHNMHLLVVVLVPFARLWVTKACNWIRFRLCM; via the exons ATGGATGGTCTCCGGTTAACCGCCACGATTAGCCCGATCACATTCACGGGCCACGAATCCCATACCAACCCATCTAAGATAAGGCCCTTGGGTTTTAACTTTTCTCTCAAACACCCACTTGCATCTTCAATTGTCACAAAGTGTAACATATCCGACGTCGTGGCAGTGGAAGACACAACCTTGGTTCACAAAACCGAAGAGAGCGAGAACGAGGGGCAAAATGGGAATTGGGTGCTACGAGTTTTACAAGTGAGGTCCTTGTGGAAAACacaagatgatgatgatcatATGAATCAAGATTCAAATGAACAAGTTGATAAAAATGATGATCACGATCAAATTTCAATCGATGAAGCGTGTGATACATGTAgcgttgatgatgatgatggtggtggtgtagaATTCGATAAGAATTCATTTTCGAAATTACTTAGGACGGTTTCTCTAAGTGAAGCAAGATTGTATGCTAAAATGGCTTATTTGGGGAGCTTATCTTACACCATACCAAAAATCAAg TTTGGAAATCTTCTAAAACGTCATAAACTTCATTTCATTACATCTTCATTAGAAAAGAAAGCCAAGAAAGAAAGGACATCGGAGATGACCCAACAAGACCCGAAGAATGTTGATGTTTCTCATGATCTCAACTCTTTATATTCATCACCTTGCGAATGGTACATTTGCGATGACGATGAAAGCAACACGAGATATTTTGTCATTCAG GGCTCCGAATCTATTGCATCATGGCAAGCCAATCTACTTTTTGAGCCTATGCAATTTGAG GCAATGGACGCGATTGTGCATAGAGGTATATACGAGGCGGCAAAGGTGGTTTACGAAGAGATGTTGCCTTATGTGCATGACCACCTTGAACGCCATGGAAATGGAGCTACAATTCGCTTAACCGGGCATTCTCTTGGTGGAAGTTTATCATTACTAGTAAATCTCATGTTGTTAATTAGAGGTCAAGTTCATGTTTCTTCATTATTGCCTGTTATTACATTTGGAGCCCCATGGGTTATGTGTGGCGGTGATCGTCTTCTTCAAAGCCTCGGATTACCACGAAATCATCTTCAAGGAATGACCATGCATCGAGATATTGTACCCCGAGCCTTTTCTTGCAATTATCCCACTCGAGTTGCTCACCTTCTCAAGGTCGTCAATGGGAATTTTCGGAATCACCCATGCCTCAATAATCAG AATTTGTTGTATGCACCAATGGGGGAGTTTTTGATTCTACAGCCAGATGCAAAACTATCACCAAACCATGACCTTCTTCCTTCCGGCAGTGGTTTATATGTTTTGAGGTCTCAAGCGTCCGATCCCAACCTCGCAACTAAGCAGACGCGAGCTGCACAATCGGTTTTCTTAAACACACCACACCCTTTAGAGATTTTAACTGACCGATGCGCGTATGGATCAGAAGGGGCCATTTTGCGCGATCATGATGTggatacatacttaatatcaattagGAAAGTGATCAGCCAAGAGCTTAATCGCGCTAGGAAAATGAGGCGGCAGCAACAGCGGCAGTTTTGGTGGCACATGGTGGTGCTGAATGGAACTAATGTGAAGTTGTTGTTGGATAGTGGTAGAGAGTGGTGGAGAATGGTGGTTGCCACCCATAACATGCATTTGTTGGTGGTGGTTTTGGTTCCTTTTGCAAGACTTTGGGTCACTAAAGCATGTAATTGGATTAGATTTAGATTGTGTATGTAA
- the LOC110884336 gene encoding dnaJ protein ERDJ3B: MAYYKSKLLFVVYLSLLLIVNAAKSYYDILQVPKGASDDQIKRSYRKLALKYHPDKNQGNEEANKKFAEINNAYEVLSDSEKRSVYDKYGEEGLKQHAAGGGRGGGMDIQDIFKSFFGGGGGGHHEEEKVARGDDVIVDLDATLEDLYMGGSLKVWREKNVLRPAPGKRRCNCRNEVYHRQIGPGMYQQMTEQVCEQCPNVKYEREGNFMTVDIEKGMQDGQEVVFYEEGEPIIDGEPGDLKFRIRTAPHDSFRREGNDLHATFTITLVQALTGFEKTITHLDEHPVDIGSQNITKPKEVRKFKGEGMPLHYSNKKGDLYVTHEVLFPTSLTEDQKTKIQAVLG, encoded by the exons ATGGCGTATTATAAATCAAAACTATTGTTCGTAGTATACTTATCACTGTTACTGATTGTCAACGCAGC GAAAAGTTATTACGATATTCTTCAAGTTCCGAAAGGTGCGTCTGACGATCAGATCAAACGATCGTATAGAAAACTCGCGTTGAAGTATCATCCGGATAAGAATCAAGGAAATGAAGAGGCGAATAAGAAGTTTGCGGAGATTAACAACG CTTATGAGGTGTTATCGGACAGTGAGAAAAGGAGTGTGTATGATAAGTATGGTGAAGAAGGTCTGAAACAGCATGCTGCGGGTGGCGGAAGAGGCGGTGGAATGGATATTCAGGATATATTTAAATC GTTTTTTGGTGGTGGCGGAGGAGGCCATCATGAGGAAGAGAAAGTTGCAAGAGGTGATGATGTCATCGTTGACCTTGATGCTACATTGGAAGATTTGTACATGGGAGGGTCATTAAAG GTATGGAGGGAGAAGAACGTTTTAAGACCAGCTCCGGGCAAAAGACGATGCAACTGTAGGAATGAGGTTTATCACAGGCAAATTGGTCCAGGGATGTATCAACAGATGACAGAGCAG GTCTGTGAGCAGTGCCCAAATGTTAAGTATGAAAGGGAAGGAAACTTCATGACTGTGGATATTGAAAAGGGAATGCAAGACGGGCAA GAGGTGGTCTTTTATGAAGAAGGTGAACCAATCATAGATGGTGAACCTGGAGATCTAAAA TTTCGCATCCGTACAGCACCACATGACAGTTTCAGGAGGGAAGGCAATGACCTTCATGCCACTTTTACTATAACTCTG GTGCAAGCTCTTACTGGCTTTGAGAAGACCATTACACACCTTGACGAGCATCCTGTGGATATTGGTTCACAG AACATAACAAAACCGAAGGAGGTGAGGAAGTTCAAAGGCGAAGGGATGCCGTTGCACTATAGCAACAAGAAGGGGGACCTATATGTAACTCATGAGGTTTTATTTCCTACATCATTAACAGAGGATCAGAAGACAAAAATCCAAGCTGTTCttggttag